A single region of the Cricetulus griseus strain 17A/GY unplaced genomic scaffold, alternate assembly CriGri-PICRH-1.0 unplaced_scaffold_1, whole genome shotgun sequence genome encodes:
- the LOC113839007 gene encoding GTPase HRas-like isoform X1, with product MSEYKLVVVGADGVGKSALTIQLIQNHFVDVYDPTIEDSYRKQVVIDGETCLLDILDTAGQEEYSAMRDQYMRTGEGFLCVFAMNNTKSFEAIHHYREQIKRAKDSEDVPMVLVGNKCDLPSRTVDTNQAQDLAGSYGIPFIETSAKTRQRVEDAFYTLVREIRQYRLQRINGKKKKKKSKTKCIIM from the exons ATGAGTGAATATAAACTTGTGGTTGTTGGAGCTGATGGCGTAGGCAAGAGTGCCTTGACGATACAGCTAATTCAGAATCATTTTGTGGATGTATATGATCCTACGATAGAGGACTCCTACAGGAAACAAGTAGTAATTGATGGAGAAACCTGTCTCTTGGACATTCTCGACACAGCAGGTCAAGAGGAGTACAGTGCAATGAGGGACCAGTACATGAGGACTGGGGAgggctttctttgtgtatttgCCATGAATAATACTAAATCATTTGAAGCTATTCACCATTATAGAGAACAAATTAAAAGAGCAAAAGACTCTGAAGATGTGCCTATGGTCCTAGTAGGGAATAAATGTGATTTGCCTTCTAGAACAGTAGACACAAATCAGGCTCAGGACTTAGCAGGAAGTTATGGGATTCCATTTATTGAAACCTCAGCAAAGACAAGACAGAGAGTGGAGGATGCTTTTTATACATTGGTGAGAGAGATCCGACAGTACAGATTGCAAAGAATCA atggtaaaaagaagaaaaagaagtcaaaaacAAAGTgtataattatgtaa
- the LOC113839007 gene encoding GTPase KRas-like isoform X2, with protein sequence MSEYKLVVVGADGVGKSALTIQLIQNHFVDVYDPTIEDSYRKQVVIDGETCLLDILDTAGQEEYSAMRDQYMRTGEGFLCVFAMNNTKSFEAIHHYREQIKRAKDSEDVPMVLVGNKCDLPSRTVDTNQAQDLAGSYGIPFIETSAKTRQGIDDAFYTLV encoded by the exons ATGAGTGAATATAAACTTGTGGTTGTTGGAGCTGATGGCGTAGGCAAGAGTGCCTTGACGATACAGCTAATTCAGAATCATTTTGTGGATGTATATGATCCTACGATAGAGGACTCCTACAGGAAACAAGTAGTAATTGATGGAGAAACCTGTCTCTTGGACATTCTCGACACAGCAGGTCAAGAGGAGTACAGTGCAATGAGGGACCAGTACATGAGGACTGGGGAgggctttctttgtgtatttgCCATGAATAATACTAAATCATTTGAAGCTATTCACCATTATAGAGAACAAATTAAAAGAGCAAAAGACTCTGAAGATGTGCCTATGGTCCTAGTAGGGAATAAATGTGATTTGCCTTCTAGAACAGTAGACACAAATCAGGCTCAGGACTTAGCAGGAAGTTATGGGATTCCATTTATTGAAACCTCAGCAAAGACAAGACA GGGTATTGATGATGCCTTCTATACATTAGTCTGA